A region of the Oceanihabitans sp. IOP_32 genome:
TTTTTTGAATTCTGGACTTTTACGTTCGTATTCCAAAACCTTTTTACCATTTAACCAATGCTCTATTTGATTGTTTTTTGAAACGATATAAGCCGTATTCCATTGTCCTATAGGATTTACTGGTTTGTTCGGGTCTGCTTGAATTAAATCGTATAAAGAGGCCATTGTTCTGCTGCCTTCATGACTTCCTAACTTGGCATCAGGGTGTTTGGCATCATCCAAAATCTGGTACTCTAAGCCTATAGAAGACCCAGGACCTTTGTTAATTTCGGTATCTACATAATACTTAATGCCGCTGTTAGCGCCCTCGGTAATTTTAAAATCTAGCATCAATTCGAAATCGCCATAATTCTTGGTGGTTACAATATCGCCTCCTGCGGCAGATTCGCCTCCCCCTGTAGACAAGACGGTTAGCTCTCCATTTTCAATCACCCATCCTTCTTCAGGAAAGGTTTCCAATCTGGCACCACGCCAACCATTAGTCGTCTCTCCATCCCAAAGCATTTCCCATCCTTGATTTACCTCGTTACTCGTGAGTTTGTTAATTTTATCTACTACAGGTAGCTCACTTTTTTGAGCATAAGCTTCTAGATTCTCCGTAAGAATACGAACATTTTTCCATGCTATTTCAGTTCCAGGCTTCATGTCACCATAAAGACCGTGAACCTGCAGTCCTATAAATCCGCTCGCCGTTTGATCGTCCATTAAATGCGCCGCTGGCACCCCGTTAATCCATGTTCTTATAGTGTCGCCAATAGCTTCTATTCTGTAATGGTTCCATTCGTTTTGTTTAAACGCTTTTTTTGCCGCGGTGTTATCATCAGCCACTGGGTGTAACCATCCTCTTCTTGCTTCGTCGTACACTCCTGCGCTCCAACCACGTTCCGATGGATCAATTTCAATTTGATACCCGTGAACCCTACCACTCATATAATGTGGTAAGCTGTTACTCCTAATCTGGATTCCCGAATTCATATTCGGATCTACCTTATACTCCAATTCCAATATAAAATCGTCGTACATTTCATTTGAAG
Encoded here:
- a CDS encoding DUF1080 domain-containing protein, coding for MKSIIKCRSIKVLPFLLAFALLGCENAKKDTTPWVDLFDGETLNGWTIKGGNAEYEVREGAIVGTTANEQPNTFLTSNEMYDDFILELEYKVDPNMNSGIQIRSNSLPHYMSGRVHGYQIEIDPSERGWSAGVYDEARRGWLHPVADDNTAAKKAFKQNEWNHYRIEAIGDTIRTWINGVPAAHLMDDQTASGFIGLQVHGLYGDMKPGTEIAWKNVRILTENLEAYAQKSELPVVDKINKLTSNEVNQGWEMLWDGETTNGWRGARLETFPEEGWVIENGELTVLSTGGGESAAGGDIVTTKNYGDFELMLDFKITEGANSGIKYYVDTEINKGPGSSIGLEYQILDDAKHPDAKLGSHEGSRTMASLYDLIQADPNKPVNPIGQWNTAYIVSKNNQIEHWLNGKKVLEYERKSPEFKKLVSNSKYTQWPNFGEAETGQILLQDHGDRVSFRNVKIKSL